GCCACCACAAAAAGTAATATTCCCCAACGTTTCATGCTTTGTATCCCCCTCTTTATAAGTTCATGTTAATTACTCATTCCCTTTTTTAATCCATTGAAAACTTTTTTACATTTTCGGCATAACACAAGGTACACGAGGGGATAGCAAGCAATATAGGGCGGAATCCTGTCAAAATTTAAAAATTACATAATAACTGTATACGTAACAAAAAACAGCGGATAGCATTTACGTAGGGTTTGTATTCAGCGAGCCCTTTAAAAATAGAAGCGGAAAACGAGACCATGATGCGATCTCGTTTCCCGCTTCTATTTTTTAGAAATGCTCTTTGTACAGCAAGCCTTGTTCGGATTGTTCCTCCGTAACCCGACTTTCCCACTGCTTCACGCTTTCTTGATACTCAGCGCTTGAAAATCTGTTCATCCCGTCTATAATCTCCAAATCAGGGGCTAAAATCTCGAAATCTAGCTGATAATTTTCCTCCACACGCTTTGGATTTTTTGATTTTGGAATCACATGATAATCATGCTGTAGTGCCCATTTATTCAATAACTGACCAATATTCACATCGTATTTCTTACATAAATCATCCAACTGAACCTTCTCGTCCGACGTCAAAGCAGAGTCCGGATAAAACGGATTTGGCGTCGTGTAAGGCTTCAAAATCGAATAACCCGTTAACAAAATACCCTCCTCTAAGCAGTAAGCTTCAAGTTCCAGCGGGCGCGTCGTCGGTGAGCAGACAATTTGATTGCAATACGGCTTAACCCCCGTCTCCTCCACCAGCTTCTTAATCCCCGAAATCGAAAAATTCGATACCCCGACATGCTTGACGACACCTTCCATTTGTAAATCCAACAAAGCCTGATATGCCGCCAGATTCGCAGTTTCCCCAAGCTCCGCGTGCAGCAATATTAAATCCACATAACTCGTTTGCAGACGCGCTAGCGATTCCGATACAGACGCTTTTGTATGTTTGAGATAGTTCTGCGGCGCTATTTTCGTCGTTAAAAACAACTCCGAGCGATCAATCCCCAACGCTTTCAAAATCACACCAATATCATATTCATTATTATAAACCTGAGCCGTATCAATATGCCGATATCCCGTTTTCCAGGCCGTTTGAATCGATTGCTTCAAATCATCGAAATCCGTTAATAACCACGTTCCTAGACCTACTTTTGGTAAATCTTGAATACTCAACCTACATCATCTCATTTCTTTATTATTCATGCTCCTCAAAATTACGCCTAACAGTGATGATTGTCAAGGCAAAAAGCTCGCTCAAGATGCCAGGTGTGGCGAACTTGAACGAGCTTTATTTTATTTTTTATCCTTCAAATGATGCCCTTCAATATCCATCGATGGCAACACTTTATCGAGCCATTTCGGCATATACCATGAGCCTTTTCCGAATAATTTCGTTAGGGCTGGGATGATTGTTAGACGCACAATGAATGCATCGAATAATACACCGAAGCCTAGCGCGATACCGATTGATTTGATCATCGGGTCTGGCGCGAAAACGAAACTGATGAAGACGGAGAACATGATGAGAGCTGCTGCGATGATGACTGGGCCACTCTCTTTCAAGCCGGTTTTGATGGAATGGGTATTGTCTTTTGTTAGCGTATATTCTTCGTGGACGCGGGACATGAGGAATACCTCGTAATCCATTGCGAGTCCGAACAGAATACCGATCGTTATGACTGGTAGGAAGGCGAGAACTGGGCCGGTGGTGGTGATGCCGAATAGTTCGCTAAATACGCCGTCTTGCATAACCATTGTTGTGAAGCCGAGTGTTGCCGTTAGTGAAAGCACGAAGCCAAGTACGGCTGTAAGTGGAATCAATAGCGAACGGAACACGACGGTTAACAAGATGAATGCCAATACTACGATAACCCCTGCGAAAACTGGAATCGCGTCATTGAGTTTTTGGGACATATCGATGTTGATCGCGCTTTGTCCGGTTACTTCCATGTTGATACCATATTTGCTATCTGCTGTTTTTGCGTAGCTTCTCAAATCATGAACGAGTTGCGTCGTTTTATTGTTCGTCGGTCCAGTTTTTGGAATAACGGTAATGAGCGCGTAGTCACCTGATTCACTAGGCATTGGCGGCGTCACGATTGCCACGTCTTTCATGCCCGAGATATGCTTCGTAACTTCGGTTAAATGCGCCGCGCTACCGTCATCTCTAATATCCGCTAAAATAACTAATGGCCCGTTGAAACCTTCGCCAAATTTATCGGATAGAATATCGTACGCTTTTTTCTCGGTGGAGTCTTTCGGTTTGGAGCCGTTATCTGGGATTCCGAGTTCCATCGAGCCGAACGGGATGCTTAGTCCGCCGAGAACGATAACTGCTGCTAGGAACGCGATAAGCGGTTTCCCAACGACAAATTTCGTCCAAATATTGTCGCCTTTTTTGCCCGCTTTTTCTTTTTGCGGCTTGATTTTCTTATGGAAAACGCCGATGAACGCTGGGATTAGGATTAGCGCGGAAAGCACGGCGAATAGTACGCTGAGTGCAGACGCGAGTCCCATAACGGTCAGGAATTCGATGCCGACAAGGGATAAACCACATACGGCGATAATAACGGTAATTCCGGCAAAAATAACGGCGCTACCTGCTGTTCCTGTCGCAAGCCCGACTGCTTTTAAGTGATTTTTCTCGGTGCGGATGATTTGGCGATATTTAAATAGGATAAATAACGCGTAATCGATCGCGACGGCGAGGCCAATCATGACCGCCAGCGTCAGCGTGACGTTTGGCATTTCGAAGTAGCTTGAAATGATCGCAATGATGCCGACACTCGTTCCTAAGCTCAGAATTGCTGTGATAATTGGTAATCCAGCTGCGATAACGGAACCAAACGCGATAATTAGAATCACGAGTGCTACCACGATACCGATTGCTTCGGATGAACCACCGATGTCCATTGGCGTAATCATAACATTACCTGTCATTTCAGTTTGAAGATCTTTGTCATCCATGCCTTTAAGCGCATCTTTGACTTTATCGATCGATTTTTCGGTTACCGCGAGTGCACTGACACTATAACTAATATCAGCAAAAGCAGTCGTCATGTCTGGACTGATTGTTTTTGCTTCGTACGGGTTCGCGATGCTTTCGATTTTATCGTCATTTTTCTTAATTTCTGCTAAAACTTTCGTAATTGCAGCTTGGGATTCAGGTGTTATAATCCCTTTTTCTTGGTCGCTTTTGAAAACGACGCGGATGCTACCTTTTTGACTATCTTGCTTGAATTCTTCCTCGATTTTATTCGATGTATCGAGTGATTTTAGACCACTCATTTTGATGTCGTCGGTAAAATTAATACCTTTAACGCCAAGCACGGCCACGATTATTCCTAAAACAACAAACCAGGAAATAATTGTTTTCCATTTGTGTTTCGCAAAGGTCTGTCCTAGTTTGTAAAGTAAATTTGCCAATTGGTTGTTTCCTCCTTCAATTCACGCTATTATATATTTATAGACATACAGTGTATATTACACGATTTTGAGATGAAATGTAAGAACCAGATTGTTTGGTCTGTATAGTTAAGCAACACTTTAGGAGATGTGTAGATGAACGATTCGGATTTACGTGTGCGAAAAACGAAAAATGCACTTTATAAAACGCTATTGCAAATGCTCGAAACACAGGAACTGGCAAGCGTTACAGTGAATAGTATTTGCAAAGAGGCTTTGATTCACCGAACGACTTTTTATAAGCATTTTTATGATAAATATGATTTATTAGTATATGTTTTACATGAGCAGTTTCAGGATTATTTTGCGCTCGATATTAAAGACCGGATTAATCACCCGTTTCAGTCTGGGTTTGATACGGTTTATATGGATATGCAACTGGTTCTTGAAAAACAGAAAAATGATGATACGTTTTTCAAGACAATGGCTTCTTTTTTCTTGACGGAGTTTCAAAAAGATATCGAGGAGAACATGGATAAGTTAACGCTCACTAGTGATATTCCTGCAGACTTATTGACGTATATTTATGCGGCGAACTTAGGCGCAATCATGTACTGGTCGCAACAGATGGCGACGCCCGCGGATTGGGCTCATATGGATACACTGTTTAAAGCCGTTTTGCCGGTAAAACTTGATTTATGATGAATCGTTTTAAATAAGACAAAATATATTTTGACTCTCCTATCTATCCATTGTACAATGCATGAATAGACATAATGCATAGGAGGTTACACATGAAGACAGTTTTCGATGGGGTTCATTATTTTTATGACGACAGATTACTAACAAAGCAAGCAAGTATCACGGCCATTGCGCTCCATACGAAGAACAAGGGTAAGCGTAAAATAGCGTATGACGAAGCAAAGCAGCTTATTCGCGGCGGGGTCGCTGGTATGATTCAGCCAGATCGGATTCATATTTTCTATCGCGAAATTGATATTAAGCGAATGGTTCGCAGGCGTGATCGGCAACTTTGCGTTTATTGTGGCGGGCGTGGCGACACTGCGGATCATGTCATTCCAGCTTGTGAAGGCGGACTAACGACGTTCACCAACCTCGTCTGTGCCTGTGCGACATGCAATTTCGCCAAAGATTCGCTCTCTTTACATCTGTACCAGAAACGGCTCCTCCATATGAACATTTTTCAAAGATGGCAACACAGACGAAAATTAGTGCGCCAACAATTTATTCCGTATTTACCGAAAGATACGCAGCAATACAACGTTTTCTATACGCATACAAAAAAATTAAACAAAACCATCACGGATACCGTTGTATTACTCCAGCATTTAGATAAACGGCTTGTGACGCTAGACTCGCGGCTCAAGAAAATGGAAAGCCAGATAAAGCAAACAAGCAAGACGACGCAAAGTCAGTTCGGACGACTTGATACGTCTATTCAGAAAACGCAAGTCTTGCTAGCGGATTATATAGAAACAAACACCAAGCGTACTCTTTGGCAGAAAATATTTCATTAAAAAAACTACACATGGTTTTTTCGCCCTATTTCCAGGATGAGAAAACATGTGTAGCTTTTTTCATATCATCAAGGCAACTCGTTCCCCGCTGCCAAATAAATTTCATACCATTCTTGACGTGTTAGCGTGATATTCGATGCTTCGCTAATCGCTTGCAAACGCTCAGGATTCATCGTCCCTACCACGGTTTGAATCTTCGCCGGATGACGTAAAATCCACGCCGTTGCAATCGCCGTATTTTTCACGCCTTTTTCAGCAGCAATACGATCAACTACTTTGTTCAACTCAGGGAATTCCGGATTATCGAGGAAAACGCCTTCGAAAAAGCCGAATTGGAACGGTGACCAAGCTTGGATTGTAATATCTTTCAAGCGACAGTAGTCTAAAATACTGCCATCACGGTCAATCGAACGATCAATTTTCATGTTAACGTTAAGTCCAGCATCGATCATGCCAGTATTGGTGATGCTAAGTTGCAACTGATTCGCGACCAATTTCTGCTCTACATATTTGCTCAAAAGCTCGATTTGCATCGGATTCTGGTTACTTACCCCAAACTCGCGCACTTTACCACTTTTCTTAAGCGCTGTAAATGCTTCTGCTACTTCTTCTGGCTCTACCAATGTATCAGGACGGTGAAGCAGTAAAATATCGATATAATCGGTTTGTAAACGTTTTAGAATATTATCTACGGAATCTAAAATATGTTCTTTTGAGAAATCGAACATGCCTGGACGAATACCGCATTTCGATTGCAAAATCATTTTTTCACGTACCGATGCGTTCATTCCAACTGCATCCGCGAAAACTTCTTCTGATTTTCCACCACCATAAATATCCGCGTGATCGAAGAAATTAATCCCCGCGTCCATCGCTGTGTTGATCATTTTTGATGCATCATCCTTCGATAAATCGGCCATACGCATACAACCAAGCGCGATTTCAGGAACTAGCAAACCACTGTTACCAAGATTAATTTTGTTCAATGGAAACACCTCTTTGTCTTATTTGATAAACACTTACTTTTTCATTTTCACACTCTAGCTTGGCGAAGTCAATTAAGAACCTCCGCTACTTGCTGCCGCTGCACTCGCCGCCGCTGCTGCACTTGCCGCTGCCGCCCGTTCTATCGCAATCAGAATGTGAACCGATACCATCAAACTCTCGACTTGGTCCTGCGTCATGTTCCGCGCTTGATCCTCTGTATACAAACTAAGCGCCATCGCCGTGTAAAATTCGCGATTCCAACGCAGACCGCTCTCATCGCGCATCGCCGCTAACAAATCGAAAAATACTGCATCCAATTCCGTGCTTTCCCGCACATACGCCAAAATTCCAAGCGTCACATAATGAATCGGACGAATTTTCACATCTGCGCGCTCCAGTTCCTCCGCCAAACGCACCACTTTTTTCACATGATTCGCGTCACGTTCCATATAAATCAACGTCGAAGTCGCCGCCAAGAACTGCAAACTGTCACTTCTTTTGAATCCTGCACGATTAAACTCGGTAAAATAATACTCGTTAATCTCCGTCAACTGCTCCACCGAAAGCGGCGTATCCAATTGTGCCATCAAAACCGCCGACGTCACATCTTCCGCCCCCGTCAAAAATGGATGCTGCTTCCGCAAAGCCATGTAAATATCGCGCGCCCGATCCGCCACATTACGTGGTTTATCCGACCGTAAAAGTAAATACGCGCCAAAATACGTGAAATTTGTCCGTTTGAATCCACTTTCCACGAGCAATTCATAATTATCAATCACATGTGCCACTGTCTTTTCATCATTTTGCCCATTCACCAACAAAAGCCCGGCAAGCGATGCCCGCGTGTCTCCATCTAACACATTGAAGAATCCCAACTGCTTCTTGAACAGCGTCGTCACATCCTTAAATGCCTGGCCGTCAAACACCTCTCCCTCACTCGTGAAAAGCTGCGCTACCAAGAATCTAATCCGCTTATCAACGCCCATCACGCCCGAATTTTTCACCTGCTGAAAGTTTACCAATAAATCACTAACGATTCTACCACTATCAAAAACCAAATCTGCCATCTACTATCGCGCTCCTTTGATATCTCGTTATTTCATATATCCATTGTACCAAAGGAAGAAAAAGACTACAAACGCAAAAAAATGAATCTAGGCAAAATTCCCAGACTCATTTTTTTCACTCACTTGTTCAACGTACTATTCCTGCGTCCATATGCAAAATACAAAATCAGGCCTAGCAAGAACCAAATCCCACACGCAATCCAAGTGGCAACAGATAGTCTCGTAATCAAGAATAAACACATCAAGAATGAGACAATTGGCAACACTGGGTAAAATGGCGTTTTAAATCCGCCACTCGCAATCGATTTATTCCGACGCAAGAAAATGATCCCAATCGATACCATCATAAACGCGAATAACGTTCCCATATTCACGAGCTCCGCTAAACGATTCAGTGGCACGACGCCAGCGAAAAACATAATAACAATCGCGTACGTCCAAGTACTTTTGATCGGTGTATTTGTTTTCTCATCGATTTTTGCCATACTTTTCGGTAACAAACCATCGCGTCCCATCGCATAAATCAAGCGCGTTCCGCCATAAAGCATCACGAGAATAACTGTCAGCATCCCAACAACCGCGCCCAATGAAACAAATCCAGCAATCCAGTTCTGGTTAATGACTTGTAGCGCGAATGCAACTGGATCAGCGACGTTCAAGTCTTTGTACGAAACAATTCCCGTCAATACAATCGATACCGCGATGTACAAAACCGTACAGACAAGTAGCGATCCAATAATCCCAATCGGCATATTTTTCTGCGGATTTTTCACTTCTTCGGCAGCTGAGGAAACCGCGTCAAATCCGAGATAAGCGAAAAACACCAAGGCTGCACCGTTCAGTACGCCACTAAATCCAAATGGCATGAACGGTTGCCAGTTATCCGGCTTCACGTAGAACACGCCGACCACGATGAATATTAAAATAACGCTAATTTTCAAAATAACCATGAACGCATTGACCCGTGTCGATTCACGAACACCGCGCGTCAGTAAAAAGGCAATAATCCCAACCACCGCAATCGCAGGAATGTTGATATACGTTCCAGCAGCTGGATCAAACGCGCCCGAAATCGCGTCTGGAATGTTGATATGGAATCCAGCCAGTAGTGTTTTGAAGTAGGACGACCAACCACTAGCCACAGAAGCCACGGCCAAGCCATATTCAAGCAGAAGTGCCCAACCGAGCAGCCAAGCAATGAACTCCCCGAAAATGACATAGCCATACGTATAGGCGCTGCCAGCAACCGGTACTGCCGACGAAAATTCCGAGTAACATAAGGCCGCGAGCGCGCAGACCAGCGCTGCAATGATAAATGATAGTACAATCGCCGGACCTGAATGAAGCGCCGCAATCGTCCCTGGCAAAATAAATATCCCAGTCCCAACAATCGCGCCAACACCAAGGAAAATTAAATCCATCGCGCCCAGCGTTTTCTTTAAATGAATGCTATTACTTTTGTTATGAATAAGTGATTCTAATGGTTTTTTTCTAAATAATGATTTTAAAAACATAATTGTGTAGCTCCCTATTAGTTTGTTATAAAATGTATTTATTAATCCTATTCCCATCATACCTTTAAAGCGTACATGCGTCAATGCTTTAAATGATATAAGTCTTTTTTTGTTCCCCATACTCAGATATGCTACAATATAAGCAAGTAAATTTTAGGATATAGCTTGTCACAAGCATATAAGGAGTTTGATAAAAATGGATGAAAAATCAACACGCTCTTCCGTAGCAGAAAACATTTTAACTCAGATTGATAATGAAACAAAGCTCGGTGATTTAAAAAAAATCGCGAAAGATATAAAAAAAGACCACGAGTTAGCTATGGAACTTTGGTCAACAGAAGCGTTTCGCCCCAGACTATTAGCAGTTCTAATTATGGACAAAAAATTGCTTACACAGGACTTTTTAAATAGACTTGATACGGATATGCAACCGCACTCTTTTGTTGAGCGAAATAATTTGATGGATTGGCTCATGGCTAATCAACTCATGAAAAGCAAGAAGACAATCACCTTGATGGAGTCCTGGGAAAAAAGTTCGTCCGCCCTTCAAAGACGCATTTTCTGGTATTATCAAGCACGACTTAGATGGACTGGACAAACACCACCGGATAACACCGAAGACTTGCTAACTGCAATAGAGGCTACTATTATGCAGGAAGAACCAGAAGTACAGTGGGCTATGAATTTCACCGCGGGCTGGATAGGCGTTTATGATGAGCAGAACCGTGCTCATTGTATTAAAATAGGCGAGAAAACGGAACTTTACAAAGGCCAAGTCGTGTCAAAAGGATGTACTCCTGACTATCTGCCAGAATTCATTACGATTGAGGTTAATAAACGACTTAAATAAGTAAGATTCGTTATAACGAGCTAGAACCTCTTTACCTATCATGAACATAGCCATAAAAAAACCTTCCGAAATTCGGAAGGTTTTTATCAATCTTATTTTTCTTCAGCAACAAATGGTAGTAATGCTACTTGGCGTGAGCGTTTGATAGCAATCGTTAATTTACGTTGATATTTAGCGCTCGTTCCAGTTACACGACGAGGAAGAATTTTTCCACGTTCGGAAACGAATTTCTTCAGTAACTCAGTATCTTTATAGTCGATATGCGTAATTCCGTTCGAAGTAAAGTAACAAACCTTTTTCCGACGGCGTCCGCCTCTGCGTCCTCCAGCCATTATAGTTTCCTCCTATCAAATTAAAATCCAATGATACGTATGCTTTTCCCGTTTATTAGAACGGCAAATCGTCATCTGAAATGTCGATTGGCTTGCCATCACTAGCAAATGGATCAGCGTTACGTGGTGCTTGGTAACTCTGAGATTGAGGTTGTTGTTGATTCTGTTGTCCGTAGCTATTATCATTCTGTTGGCTTTGGCCGCCAGTACTATTACCGTACGACTGCTGTCCACCGCCATCATTATTGTTACTGCTGTAGCCGCCACCACTATTTCCGCCGCCGTTTGCACTGCGGGGCTCTAGGAATTGCACACTTTCAGCAAGAATTTCTGTTACATAGACACGCTTGCCATCTTGACCTTCATAATTACGCGTTTGAACCTTACCGTCAACGCCAGCTAAACTACCTTTTTTAAGGAAGTTCGCAACATTTTCGGCTGGTTTTCTCCAAACAACACAATTGATGAAATCTGCTTCACGTTCTCCAGCTTGGTTAGTAAAGTTACGGTTTACAGCAAGTGTAAATGTCGCAACTGCAACGCCAGCAGGAGTATAACGCAATTCAGGATCTTTTGTCAGACGACCAACTAATACAACACGGTTCATCATAAGTAGAACCAACCTCCTCTCTTTTTTTCATAAAAATCCGAGCTAATCTCGGGAATATTAAGCTTCTTCTTTAATGATCATGTGACGAATGATATCATCAGAAATTTTTGCTAAACGGTCGAATTCATTGATAGAATCCGCAGTAGTAGCAGAAATACGAGTGATTTGGTACAAACCGTCTTTATGGTCTTCGATTTCATAAGCCAAACGACGTTTACCCCAATCCTTCGATTCGATGATCTCCGCACCATTGTCAGTTAAAATGCCGTCGAAGCGCTCAACTACAGCTTTCTTCGCCTCATCTTCAATGTTTGGACGGATAATGTACATAATTTCATATGTTCTTGCCATCTCTTTACACCTCCTTGTGGTCTTAGCGGCCCTGAAGTTGGTTTCATAAGCGATATAAATCGGCGGCAAGCGTTCGCACTCCGCCAATTTTGCGGACTTCCGGTTCGGCTACGCAATTCTTGCTTCGCTTAACTTCTTACATGGTCGAGGAAAATACCCTCTCCCTGTTTTCAGTCATCATGTACACGAGTACACTCCGCTTCCGGCTTCCACAAAACTGACGGAATACAAACGCTTTCGCTCGATTTGTTTAAAGCAGAATTTTACGTCCTACCCATTTAAAAACAAGAAGAACCTACAATCTTTTTTAAGCGTTTCATCTCTTATATTATAACAACCTCTCTAGTTTTTCCAACGCATTTTGCGGCTTCGAAACTAGAAACGGGCAAGGAATAATTTTTAATTACTCACGAGGTATAATTATATCATAGCTTATTCGGTATCGCAACTATGGATTGTCGCAAAAAAATGGACGGATAGTTTCAGGCGTTTTGCTGAATTGTCCGTCCATTTTCGTACTTATTTATTGAATGTCTAGGGTTACGCGTTTACTACTGAATGTATTCATGCCAAAGCCTAGATATTCATTTTCAACAGTAATGTTTACTTTTCCTTTGCCAAGAATCGTTACTTTGCCACTGTATCGGTCCACTGTTGCGATCGCAGTGTTTGATGATGTCCAATAAGTTGGGCGGATTCCGTGGTCTGTTCTATCAAATTTTGAACTTAGTGTTAATGACTTGGTCGTGGCGTTAACCGCTAATGTGTCTCCGGTGATTAGCTTGTTATCTGCGTACATTGTTTGTGTACCAGTTCCCATGTTCTCTGCTTTATCCACTTTGAAATTCCACTTTGCTCCGGTCGATGTAACGTTTAAATAACCCTCACCCCAAAAATCGACTAGTCCTGTCGCTGTGATTTGGACATACATTATTTCGTCTTTTTGCAATGTCACTGTTGGGAACGTTAGAGCTGTTGAGTCAGTCCATACTTGATTATTCTCTCTCCAGTGTTTAAA
The sequence above is drawn from the Listeria weihenstephanensis genome and encodes:
- a CDS encoding aldo/keto reductase family protein, with product MSIQDLPKVGLGTWLLTDFDDLKQSIQTAWKTGYRHIDTAQVYNNEYDIGVILKALGIDRSELFLTTKIAPQNYLKHTKASVSESLARLQTSYVDLILLHAELGETANLAAYQALLDLQMEGVVKHVGVSNFSISGIKKLVEETGVKPYCNQIVCSPTTRPLELEAYCLEEGILLTGYSILKPYTTPNPFYPDSALTSDEKVQLDDLCKKYDVNIGQLLNKWALQHDYHVIPKSKNPKRVEENYQLDFEILAPDLEIIDGMNRFSSAEYQESVKQWESRVTEEQSEQGLLYKEHF
- a CDS encoding amino acid permease yields the protein MFLKSLFRKKPLESLIHNKSNSIHLKKTLGAMDLIFLGVGAIVGTGIFILPGTIAALHSGPAIVLSFIIAALVCALAALCYSEFSSAVPVAGSAYTYGYVIFGEFIAWLLGWALLLEYGLAVASVASGWSSYFKTLLAGFHINIPDAISGAFDPAAGTYINIPAIAVVGIIAFLLTRGVRESTRVNAFMVILKISVILIFIVVGVFYVKPDNWQPFMPFGFSGVLNGAALVFFAYLGFDAVSSAAEEVKNPQKNMPIGIIGSLLVCTVLYIAVSIVLTGIVSYKDLNVADPVAFALQVINQNWIAGFVSLGAVVGMLTVILVMLYGGTRLIYAMGRDGLLPKSMAKIDEKTNTPIKSTWTYAIVIMFFAGVVPLNRLAELVNMGTLFAFMMVSIGIIFLRRNKSIASGGFKTPFYPVLPIVSFLMCLFLITRLSVATWIACGIWFLLGLILYFAYGRRNSTLNK
- a CDS encoding aldo/keto reductase, giving the protein MNKINLGNSGLLVPEIALGCMRMADLSKDDASKMINTAMDAGINFFDHADIYGGGKSEEVFADAVGMNASVREKMILQSKCGIRPGMFDFSKEHILDSVDNILKRLQTDYIDILLLHRPDTLVEPEEVAEAFTALKKSGKVREFGVSNQNPMQIELLSKYVEQKLVANQLQLSITNTGMIDAGLNVNMKIDRSIDRDGSILDYCRLKDITIQAWSPFQFGFFEGVFLDNPEFPELNKVVDRIAAEKGVKNTAIATAWILRHPAKIQTVVGTMNPERLQAISEASNITLTRQEWYEIYLAAGNELP
- the rpsR gene encoding 30S ribosomal protein S18, with protein sequence MAGGRRGGRRRKKVCYFTSNGITHIDYKDTELLKKFVSERGKILPRRVTGTSAKYQRKLTIAIKRSRQVALLPFVAEEK
- the ssb gene encoding single-stranded DNA-binding protein, producing MMNRVVLVGRLTKDPELRYTPAGVAVATFTLAVNRNFTNQAGEREADFINCVVWRKPAENVANFLKKGSLAGVDGKVQTRNYEGQDGKRVYVTEILAESVQFLEPRSANGGGNSGGGYSSNNNDGGGQQSYGNSTGGQSQQNDNSYGQQNQQQPQSQSYQAPRNADPFASDGKPIDISDDDLPF
- a CDS encoding MMPL family transporter codes for the protein MANLLYKLGQTFAKHKWKTIISWFVVLGIIVAVLGVKGINFTDDIKMSGLKSLDTSNKIEEEFKQDSQKGSIRVVFKSDQEKGIITPESQAAITKVLAEIKKNDDKIESIANPYEAKTISPDMTTAFADISYSVSALAVTEKSIDKVKDALKGMDDKDLQTEMTGNVMITPMDIGGSSEAIGIVVALVILIIAFGSVIAAGLPIITAILSLGTSVGIIAIISSYFEMPNVTLTLAVMIGLAVAIDYALFILFKYRQIIRTEKNHLKAVGLATGTAGSAVIFAGITVIIAVCGLSLVGIEFLTVMGLASALSVLFAVLSALILIPAFIGVFHKKIKPQKEKAGKKGDNIWTKFVVGKPLIAFLAAVIVLGGLSIPFGSMELGIPDNGSKPKDSTEKKAYDILSDKFGEGFNGPLVILADIRDDGSAAHLTEVTKHISGMKDVAIVTPPMPSESGDYALITVIPKTGPTNNKTTQLVHDLRSYAKTADSKYGINMEVTGQSAINIDMSQKLNDAIPVFAGVIVVLAFILLTVVFRSLLIPLTAVLGFVLSLTATLGFTTMVMQDGVFSELFGITTTGPVLAFLPVITIGILFGLAMDYEVFLMSRVHEEYTLTKDNTHSIKTGLKESGPVIIAAALIMFSVFISFVFAPDPMIKSIGIALGFGVLFDAFIVRLTIIPALTKLFGKGSWYMPKWLDKVLPSMDIEGHHLKDKK
- a CDS encoding DNA alkylation repair protein → MDEKSTRSSVAENILTQIDNETKLGDLKKIAKDIKKDHELAMELWSTEAFRPRLLAVLIMDKKLLTQDFLNRLDTDMQPHSFVERNNLMDWLMANQLMKSKKTITLMESWEKSSSALQRRIFWYYQARLRWTGQTPPDNTEDLLTAIEATIMQEEPEVQWAMNFTAGWIGVYDEQNRAHCIKIGEKTELYKGQVVSKGCTPDYLPEFITIEVNKRLK
- a CDS encoding DUF4003 family protein, with product MADLVFDSGRIVSDLLVNFQQVKNSGVMGVDKRIRFLVAQLFTSEGEVFDGQAFKDVTTLFKKQLGFFNVLDGDTRASLAGLLLVNGQNDEKTVAHVIDNYELLVESGFKRTNFTYFGAYLLLRSDKPRNVADRARDIYMALRKQHPFLTGAEDVTSAVLMAQLDTPLSVEQLTEINEYYFTEFNRAGFKRSDSLQFLAATSTLIYMERDANHVKKVVRLAEELERADVKIRPIHYVTLGILAYVRESTELDAVFFDLLAAMRDESGLRWNREFYTAMALSLYTEDQARNMTQDQVESLMVSVHILIAIERAAAASAAAAASAAAASSGGS
- a CDS encoding HNH endonuclease, whose product is MKTVFDGVHYFYDDRLLTKQASITAIALHTKNKGKRKIAYDEAKQLIRGGVAGMIQPDRIHIFYREIDIKRMVRRRDRQLCVYCGGRGDTADHVIPACEGGLTTFTNLVCACATCNFAKDSLSLHLYQKRLLHMNIFQRWQHRRKLVRQQFIPYLPKDTQQYNVFYTHTKKLNKTITDTVVLLQHLDKRLVTLDSRLKKMESQIKQTSKTTQSQFGRLDTSIQKTQVLLADYIETNTKRTLWQKIFH
- a CDS encoding TetR/AcrR family transcriptional regulator, which produces MNDSDLRVRKTKNALYKTLLQMLETQELASVTVNSICKEALIHRTTFYKHFYDKYDLLVYVLHEQFQDYFALDIKDRINHPFQSGFDTVYMDMQLVLEKQKNDDTFFKTMASFFLTEFQKDIEENMDKLTLTSDIPADLLTYIYAANLGAIMYWSQQMATPADWAHMDTLFKAVLPVKLDL
- the rpsF gene encoding 30S ribosomal protein S6, yielding MARTYEIMYIIRPNIEDEAKKAVVERFDGILTDNGAEIIESKDWGKRRLAYEIEDHKDGLYQITRISATTADSINEFDRLAKISDDIIRHMIIKEEA